In Flavobacterium sp. GSB-24, the genomic window ACAGTAAACGGGACTGTAACGGTTTCACTAAAACCATATCATTTCTCACTTGACGGAATTGAATCTAAAAACGATTTGATGAACACAGGTTTTGGTCAATATGGAGAAATGAACAACGCATGGACATCTGAAGATGCAAAAGGATTTATCAAAATTCTTGGAAATGCACAAAACATATTTTCATCTGTAAATCAATTAGATCATGATTAATGTCGGAATAATTGGTGGTTCAGGCTATACAGCTGGAGAACTCATCAGAATATTAATGTATCATCCCAAAGTAAACATAGATTTTGTTTACAGCACGACAAATGCGGGAAAACCACTTTCTGTGGCGCACCATGATTTGATGGGTGATATTGAAATGAGTTTTACTGATGTAATAAATCCTGACGTAAATGTGGTATTTTTATGTTTAGGACACGGAAAATCAATTTCATTTTTACAGGAAAATAAATTCGCAAGCCATACAAAAATTATCGATTTAGGAAATGATTTCAGATTGAACAAAGATGCTCATTTCGAAGGAAAAGACTTTATTTACGGTTTGCCAGAATTGAACAAAGCTGAAATTAAAAAAGCAAATTACATCGCAAATCCAGGTTGTTTTGCAACGGCTATTCAATTGGCTTTATTGCCTTTAGCCAAACATAACGGATTAAATAATGACGTTCATATTAATGCGACAACTGGAAGTACAGGTGCAGGCATAAGTCTTTCTGAAACTTCTCATTTTAGCTGGAGAAACAATAATATGTCGCATTACAAAGCTTTTGAGCATCAACATTTAGGAGAAATCGGAGAAAGTTTGGTGCAACTGCAAGACGATTTTGAAAGCGAATTGCTTTTTATTCCGAATAGAGGAGATTTCCCAAGAGGAATTTTCGCAACACTATACACACTTTCTGATGATAGTTGGGAGCAATTGGTTGCTAAATACGAAGATTTCTATAAAAATGAACCTTTCGTAACCGTAACCACAACAAACATCAACATGAAGCAGGTGGTGCAAACGAATAAATGTATCATTAGTTTATTGAAAAAAGGAAACCGGGTTTTAATAACATCAATTATAGATAACTTAACCAAAGGTGCTTCAGGACAAGCGATTCAAAACATGAATTTAATGTTCGGATTAGAAGAAACCACCGGTTTACATTTGAAACCAAGCGGATTTTAGTAGAAGTAAGAAGTTAAAAGTTAGATGTTAAACGTTTTTACTTTAGCTTTTTACAAATCCATTTAACTTTTTTCAAGGTTAAAAGTTGTAAGTTGATGTAAATATATTGCATTGAACTTCTAACTTCTAACAATTAACATTAACTTTTAAGAAATGAACTTATTCAACGTTTACCCATTATACGACATCACTCCAGTAAAAGCAATAGATTGTACAATTATTGACGACAAAGGAGTAGAATACTTAGATTTATACAGTGGACATGGTGTGATTTCTATCGGACACACACAGCCTGATTATGTAGCAAAATTGAAGAATCAATTAGACCATTTAGGATTTTATTCCAATGCGATTCAAAATCCTTTACAGGTTGAATTGGCTCAGAAATTAGGAAAGCTTTCAGGTTTAGAAGATTACGAATTGTTTTTATGCAGTTCTGGAGCCGAAGCCAATGAAAATGCTTTAAAATTAGCCTCTTTCCATAACGGAAAATCAAGAGTGGTAGCTTTTAACAATTCTTTTCACGGAAGAACTTCTGCAGCTGTTGCGGTTACGGACAATAAAAAAATTGTTGCGCCAATAAATGCACAGCAAGTTGTTACTTTTTTACCGCTAAACCAAATCGAATTAGTCGAAGCGGAACTGGCTAAAGGCGATGTAACTGCTGTAATTATTGAAGGAATTCAAGGAGTTGGAGGTTTAGACCAAGGAACAACAGAATTCTTTCAGGCTTTAGAAAAAGCATGTAAAAAACATGATGTGGTTTTGATTTTAGACGAAGTACAGTCAGGATATGGAAGAAGCGGTAAATTCTTTGCGTTTCAACATCACGGAATTAATGCTGATATTATTTCAGTTGCAAAAGGAATGGGGAACGGTTTTCCAGTTGGAGCTATTTTAATTTCTCCAAAATTCGAAGCAAGTTTCGGATTATTAGGAACTACTTTCGGCGGAAGCCATTTATCTTGTGCAGCAGGAATCGCAGTTTTAGATGTAATTGAAAAACTAGATTTACAAAAAAATGTAAATGAAGTGTATGAATATTTCTTAGAAAAAATCAAAGAAGTTGAGGGCATCAAACAAGTAAAAGGAAAAGGACTAATGCTTGGAGTGGAGTTCGATTTTGATGTTGCAGCTTTAAGAAAAAAACTAATCATCGAAAAACACATTTTTACAGGAAGTGCAAATAATAAAAATCTGTTAAGAATTTTACCGCCTTTAACTGTGAAAAAAGCTGATATTGATACGTTTGTAAAAGCTTTAAAAGAGAGTTTAGAAGAATTAAAAAACTAATTCTCGTTACGTTAACCCTGACGGGTTTTAAAAACCCGTCAGGGTTCGAAAGACAAAGTATAGTATCCTAACAGGTTTACAAAACATGTTAGGTATCAATACAGTTTCGAAAAAAAGAAACAACCAAAAAACAACCAACCACTAGAAATTATGAATCCATTATCAATTGAAAAACGCAATCTCGTTTTGCGTTCTATGGCAAAACTGGTCGAGCAGGAGCGGAATGAGATAATCTTGACCAATCAGGAAGATCTTGCCGATTACGACGGCTCAGATTTAGCGATGGAAGAACGCTTAAAAGTAGATGATAAAAAAGTCGACGAAATGATTTTATCATTAAACCAATTGGCTTCTCAAGAAGATCCCGTTGGAGTGGAGCGTTTTCATTTTACACATGATAATGGAATTAAAGTCATTAATAAAACGTCAGCTTTCGGAACGATTTTAATTATTTACGAATCACGTCCAGACGTTACAATTGAAGCGGGCGGAATTGCTTTTAAATCCGGAAATAAGATTTTATTAAAAGGCGGAAAAGAATCTTTAAAATCAAATTTAAAGATTGTGAGTCTTTGGCATAAAGCTTTACAAGAAAACGGAGTTTCAAAAGATTGGGTGGAATATCTGAATTATAATCGTACAGAAACTCAAGCTTTCTTAGAAAAACCAACTCAAAAAGTCGATTTAATTGTGCCAAGAGGAGGAGAAAAATTAATTGAGTTTGTAAAAGCACACGCAACTTGCCCGGTAATTGTTAGCGGACGAGGTAATAATTTTGTTTACGTTCATGAACATGCAGATACTGATTTGGCTTTAAAAGTAATTTTGAATGCCAAAACAGCTAAAATTTCAGCTTGTAATGCGGTTGATAAAGTTTTAATAGATTCTAAGCTTCCTAATTTTGAGGGTTTTACAGCCATTTTAATTGAAGAATTAAAAGAACATAAGGTTGAAGTAATTGTTGACAAATCTCTGGAAAATTTTGAAGATACAGAAACCCTTCAAAACGAAGATATTTGGTACGAAGAGTTTTTGGATTATAAAATTGTAATCGGAACAATTGATTCTGAGGAACATGCAATCGAAAAGATCAATAAATATTGCGGTGGACATTCGGCAGTAATAATTACCAGAGACGACCAAGCAGCAAAAGAATTTATGGACGCAGTCGATGCTGCTGCTGTTTATCAAAATGCCTCAACCCGTTTTACAGACGGAGGACAATTTGGTTTAGGTGGAGAACTAGCTATAAGCACTGATAAATTGCATCAACGCGGTCCAATCGGCCTTCAACATCTCGTAACAAATAAATGGTACGTATACGGAGAAGGGCAAATTAGATAATTGAGATAATTTTCTAATTAATTAATTAGAAAATTAAATTCAATTGTAAAAATAACTTAGTGCCTTAGCGCCTTCGTGGCAAAAACAAAAGACATGGCAAAAAAACGGATTTTATTAAAAATAGGAAGTAATACTTTAACCAAAGAAACCAATCATATTTCGCGGGGAAAGATTGAAGACCTCGGAATTCAGATTGCGGCTCTAAACGACGAATACGAATTTATTATAGTCAGTTCTGGAGCAATTGCGGCGGCAAAGCAGTTTGTAAAATTGGATAATCAGGATAAAGATGTTTTTGTAAAACAGGCTTTGGCCTCTATTGGACAGCCTCATTTAATGCGGATTTACAATGAAAACTTTAAGGATTTAGGATTAAATACTTCCCAGTGTTTGCTTTCTTATTCTGATTTCGAAAAAGAACAGACCAAAAAGAATATTGTAAATACAATTAATGTATTAGTTAAAAATAATTACATTCCGATTATCAATGAAAACGATACCGTTGCAACAGATGAGATTCGGTTTGGAGATAACGATAAATTAGCGGCTTTAACGGCAGTTCTTTTAAATGTTGATATTCTGATAATTGCCACCAACACAAACGGAATTTACACCAAAGATTCAATTCACGATGAAAATCCAGAAACGATAAAATTAGTAAGTGATTTAAAAACGCTCGAAAAAGAAATCGGTGAATCAAAATCATCACATGGAACAGGAGGAATGCAATCTAAAATAGAAGCAGCCGGAATCGCAAAAGCAGCAAATATCGAAACCTGGATTGTAAATGGATTAAATGATAATTTTATATTGAAAGCATTAAAGGAAGAAATTTCTTTCACAAAAATTGTGTAGATTTATACGCGGATGACACGGATTCACTTCGTGAAAACGCGGATTTTTACGGATTTTTAAATGTTGAAATATGAATTTATTGCATCAGGAGTTAAGCGAAATCATTATTAAAACTTTTTATGAAGTATATAATGAATTGGGATATGGTTTTTTAGATAGAGTTTATCAAAATTCATTATACTTAGAACTAAAAAGTAAAGGATTGAAAGTTGAAGCTCAAAAGAAAATAGAAGTTTATTATAAAGGAATTGAAGTTGGACAATATTATGCCGACTTAATAGTAGAAGATTTAATTATTTTAGAATTAAAAGCAGCAGATTGCATAGTGAAAGAATTTGAAAATCAAATTTTGAATTATCTAAGAGGAACAAATTGCGAAGTAGGTTTGCTTTTAAATTTTGGTGCAAAACCAGAATTTAGGCGGAAAATTTTCGAAAACAATCGCAAAGTAAGAATAGAAAAATCCGTATAAATCAGTGTCTTCGCGATAGCGAATCAGTATAATCAGCGTCTAATTTTAGACAACTAACAAAAATAAAAAAAACAAATGAACTATATCTCAATAAAAGACATCAACTCATTATCAAAATGGGTAAAACAAGCGATAAAAATCAAAAAGAATCCGCTTAAAAATCAAAGTTTAGGGAAGAATAAGACTCTTGGAATGTTATTTTTCAATCCGAGTTTAAGAACGCGTTTGAGTACACAAAAAGCGGCTTTAAACTTAGGAATGAATGTAATGGTAATGAATTTTACCAACGAAGGATGGACATTAGAATTCGAAGACGGAGCGGTTATGAATTCTGGCGCTTCAGAACACATTAAAGAAGCGGCGGAAGTAGTTTCTCAATACTGTGATATTATCGCAATCCGTGCCTTTGCAGGTTTAGTTGATAAAGAAAAAGATTACCAAGAAACAGTAATTTCAGGATTCTTGAAATATGCTACAGTGCCAATCGTAAACATGGAAAGTGCTGTTCGTCACCCGTTACAATCTTTGGCAGACGCCATCACAATGGAAGAATTCAAAACGAAACACAAACCAAAAGTAGTGCTTTCATGGGCTCCACATCCAAAAGCGTTACCACAAGCCGTTGCTAATTCATTCGTAGAAATGATGCAAATGCAAAAAGATATGGATTTTGTAATCACACATCCAGAGGGATACGAATTGAGCCCAGAAATTACAAAAGACTGCTCAATCGAATATGATCAAAACAAAGCGTTTGAAAATGCTGATTTTGTTTATGTAAAAAACTGGAGTAATTTTAACGATTACGGAAAAGTAACCAACAGTGATCCAAACTGGACCGTTACAGCCGAAAAAATGGCTTTAACCAACAATGGAAAATTCATGCACTGTCTTCCAGTTCGTCGTAACGTAATTGTTAGCGATGAAGTTTTAGACGGCGAAAATTCAATTGTAATTGAACAAGCGAATAACAGAACGTATTCGGCACAATTAGTTTTACAAAAAATTCTTAAGAAATTGTAAATTTAGGTGCAAAGGATCAAAGCAACAAAGGTTCAAAGGTTTTACAGCCTTGAGAAAAAACTTTGTTCCTCTGAAACTTTGCCCCTTTGAACCTTGAAAGAAATGAACGTATCAGTAATAAAAATAGGTGGAAACATCATCGACAATCCAGCAGAATTAGAACAATTCTTAACCGATTTTTCTAAGATCGAAGGCTATAAAGTTTTAGTTCATGGCGGTGGAAAATCGGCTACAAAAATGGCTCAGAGTATTGGTTTAGTTCCGCAAATGATTGACGGACGAAGAATTACAGATGCTCCAATGCTTGATGTTGTGGTAATGATTTACGCCGGACAAATCAACAAACATATCGTAGCGCAATTGCAGGCCAAAGACAATAATGCCATTGGTTTTTCAGGAGCTGATGGGAATTTAATTCAATCGGTAAAAAGAAACCACCCAACAATCGATTACGGATTTGTAGGCGATGTAAAACAAGTCAACACCAAATTATTGGCAACTTTGTTAGAAGCTGGAGTTGTTCCTGTTTTCTGCGCGATTACACACGATAAAAACGGACAATTACTAAACACAAATGCAGATACTATTGCAAGCGAATTATCAATTGCATTATCTGAAGTTTTTGATGTTACACTGACATATTGTTTTGAAAAACAAGGCGTTTTGCAGGATTCAGAAGACGATTCCTCTGTAATAACAGAAATCAACGAGACATTATATAATAAACTAAAAGAAGAAAAAGTAATTCATTCTGGAATGATTCCGAAATTGGATAACTGTTTCAATAGTTTGTCAAGAGGTGTGCAGAAAATCAAAATTGGACATCACAGAATGCTTCAAAACTCAAATATTCCGCATACAACGATTACATTATAAAAATGTTGCCACAATTTGACTCTGTTTTTTTTAGTTAAAAGAGAAAATAATTTTAGACTTACATGAAAAAGTTTATTTTGATTTTAAATCTGTCACAAAAAGATAATTTATGAAAACTCGTGCAAGTAGTGGCAAAAAAACGGAGTTGCGCAGTGCTTTTAGGATTTAATTTTAGAAATTTGCGCCAATCAAAAATGTCGCAGATTTAAATTAAAAAACTTTGTGACTTCGCGCCTTCGTGGCAAAGAAACCAAACTTATGAAAAGTATAGATACGCTTACCCAAGAAGCAATTAGTTTATTAAAAAGCTTAATCGAAACCCCTTCATTTTCAAGTGAAGAAGATCAGACGGCTCTTTTAATCGAAAATTGGTTCAATCAAAACGAGATTCCTTTCAAGAGGGAAAACAATAATGTGTGGGCTTTCAATAAGTATTTTGACGGAAACAAACCAACACTTTTACTAAACTCACATCACGATACCGTAAGACCCAATCAGGCGTACACCAACGATCCGTTTAAAGCAATCGAAAAAGACGGAAAACTATTTGGATTAGGAAGTAATGATGCCGGCGGATGTCTGGTGTCATTATTAGCGACTTTTGTTCATTTTTACGAAAACCAAAATCTATCGCATAATATTGTTATTGTGGCTTCCGCCGAAGAAGAAAGCAGCGGAAAAAACGGTTTAAACAGCGTTTTAAAGCATTTGCCAGAATTAGACTGCGCTATTGTGGGAGAACCAACTTTAATGCAATTAGCCGTTGCCGAAAAAGGTTTATTGGTTTTGGATGTAAAAGTAAAAGGAACTGCAAGCCATGCCGCACATCAAAACGACGATAATGCATTATACAAATCAATTCCGGTAATGGAATGGTTTAAAAACTATAAGTTCGACAAAATCTCAGACGTTTTAGGTCCTGTAAAAATGACTGTAACGCAAATCAATGCAGGGAAACAGCATAATGTCGTGCCATCAGAATGTGATTTGGTTGTCGATATTCGCGTAACAGACCGCTATACAAATGCTGAAATTTTGGAAGTTGTAAAAGCAAACGTAAATGCCGAAGTAACGCCAAGATCCATGCATTTAAATGCATCTTCTATTCCAGTTGCGCACGGTTTAGTGCAGGCTGGAATTGCTTTAGGAAGAACAACCTACGGATCTCCAACACTTTCAGATCAATCGGTTTTAAGCTGTCAGTCATTAAAATTAGGACCAGGAGAAACACTTCGTTCGCATTCAGCAGACGAATTTATTTTTGTAAATGAAATTGAAGAAGGAGTCGATTTGTATGTCAAAATACTAACCGATTTCTTTAAATTATAATATTTTTTAGGAGCTAATCCCGCTATCCGTTCCAATCTTTTATTTTTTTAAAGAAAAAAAATAAAAGGATTTCCACTGCTATCGGGGCTAGATACCACCAGTATAAATAATGACACTAGAGGTAAATTAGAGAAAAACTTCAAAGATTCGACAAAGAGAATAATCTAAAAGTCTAAAATCTAAGAAGTCTAATAATCTAAACTATCTAAGAAGTCTAAAAATCTAAGTTATGAAACTTTGGGAAAAAGGAATACCAACAGATAAACAAATCGAACAATTTACCGTTGGAAACGACCGTGAACTGGATTTGGTTCTGGCAAAATACGATGCTTTAGGTTCAATCGCTCACGCCAAAATGTTGGGACAAATTGGTTTATTGACTGAAGAAGAAACTACTTCATTGGTTGATGCATTAAACGATATCATTGCTGATATTGTAGTGGGTAATTTTGAAATCGAAGACAGTTTCGAAGATGTGCATTCTAAAATCGAATATCTGTTAACTGAAAAATTGGGAGACGCAGGAAAGAAAATCCACACCGCGCGTTCTCGTAATGATCAGGTTTTGGTAGACGTTCATTTGTATCTAAAAGACGAATTAAAAGCCATAAAAGAACAAGTAAAAACATTGTTTGATTTATTAATGGAATCGGCAGAGAAACATCAAAAAGTTTTATTGCCAGGTTATACGCATTTACAAATTGCTATGCCGTCGTCATTCGGAATGTGGTTTTCTGCTTACGCGGAAAGTTTGATTGATGATATTACGATGTTGAACGCCGCTTCAAAAATTGTAGATCAGAATCCGTTAGGATCTGCTGCAGGTTATGGAAGTTCATTTCCAATCAATAGAACCTTTACAACAAAAGAATTAGGATTTGAAACCTTAAAGTACAATGCCGTTGCTGCACAAATGAGCCGCGGAAAAGCAGAGAAAACCGTTGCTTTCGCGATGACAAGCGTGGCTGGAACGTTATCAAAATTTGCGATGGACGTTTGTTTGTATATGAGCCAAAACTTTGATTTTATTGGTTTACCGGCACATCTTACAACTGGTTCAAGCATTATGCCCCACAAAAAGAATCCTGATGTTTTCGAATTAATCAGAGGAAAATGCAATAAGATTCAGGCGCTTCCATACGAAATCACTTTAATCACCAATAATCTGCCAAGCGGTTACCATAGAGATTTACAGCTTTTAAAAGAAGGTTTATTTCCAGCGATTCAGACTTTAAAATCTTGTTTGGATATTGCAATATTTTCTATAAAAGATATTACAGTTAAAGATCATATTTTAGAAGATAAAAAATACGATTATTTGTTTACTGTAGATACTTTAAACGAAATGGTTGTAGCAGGAATGCCGTTTAGAGATGCTTACAAAGCTGTTGCTGAGCAATTAGAAGCGGGAACATACAAGTCTCCAAAAGAAACAAAACATACTCATGAAGGAAGTATCAATAATTTATGTTTAGATGCGATTAAAGATAAAATGAGGGCAGCTTTTTGATATTGTGAAATGTAAAAAGTTGGATGTAAAAAGTAAAAAGGTCATTGATTTGTTTCAATGACCTTATTTTATAAAGTAAATTTAGTTTTTTACCAGTTTAAAAGTTTTACTTCGGTTTTCTATTTGTACTTTACAGATATATAGGCCTTTGGTAAGATTTCCAACATTCAGTTCTAATTTTTCATCACCAGAGATATTTTTTGATTGCGAATATACTTTTGCACCATTCGATGAAAATAAATTAACCTGAGCCAATCCATTATCTGTACTTGAAAAATCTATATTTAAAAGACGATTAATAACCGATGGATAATATTTTAGATCTAAGTTATTTGTATTTTCATTCAATCCTAAATTATTGCAGCTTGTAGATAAAGCGGCTTGAGCAGTAACTTGAAGTGTTGCTCCAGCACCACAAGAAGAACTCGAAATGAATCCAGCAACATTTGCAATTGGTAAAACAGTATAAGCGTAAGAAGGCTTAATGACAGCGGTTCCTGAGCTTGCAGGCGCATTTAAACAATCTGTAAAAGCAACGCCAATTGTACCGCCATCTGTACTCACATAATTTTTAAATGCAGTTCCGATTCTAGCAAAGTCAGTTCCTTCGACATAACAAGTCGTATTATTATTTCCTCCACCCAATCCAATTGCGAGCGAACCCGAAACCGAGGTATTATAATAACAGTTTAAAATATGCAGTTCTGCATTTCTTGCTCTAGGCATTCTTTCTTTACAACCTTCTGCCCAATAACAATTTTTGAAAGTAATGCTGTAATGACCATCAGCAGGTGCGTCACTTTTAGAAGAGCCTACTAAATCTGAAAAACGGTGGTCATCTGCACCGCCGGATCCGCCAGATTTTGGAGCCTTTAAGTAAATAAACTTACACCAAGAAACAGTTACATTATCTGCTGCACCTTTGTTGTCAAAATTTCCATCCATTCCATCTTGAAATTCACAGTGATCAACCCATATATTGGTTGCTTCAGAGGTTAGATTATCACGTCCGTCAACATCATAAGCCCCAGGACCTTCAAAAATTAAATTTCTGATAATAATATTATTCGAACCTGCTTTTAAATTTAAAATTCCAGAACCTGCTGCTGTTTGATCCAGGTTAACTAATCGAGCACCGGGAAGTCCAATAATGGTTTTATCATTTACCTGAAGGCTAGTGTAGGTACAATTTATAGTGCCTGAAACTAATATTACTTGTGGAGTAGTTAATTTTAATTTTGCTGTTAAATCGGTTAAAGTAGAAACTGTTACAGGCGTGGAGGTTCCTCCGCCAGTTGCAGAAGCTCCAAATCCTTCGGGTGAGCTCATAAAATAATTTTGAGCAAAAAGAAAAGAGCAAGGCAAAAGCAATGAGAGTAGGATAAGTTTTGTTTTCATTTAAGCGTGGTTTTTTGTGGTTTTAATAGTTAATGTAATCGATTGCACAAATGTAAAAGAATAAAAATTATTTCAAATCAATTTATCAATTTTTTATCATTTAAAGTTTTGATTACAAGACTTATAAGTGTTGTTCTTACATTAATAAAATTACATGGTATTAATAATCAGATTGACAGATTGAAGTAGCGATTGAAAAGGTTTTGAAGTAAAAGGAGAAAATTCATGGCAAATACATATATTTGATAATCACTTTAAACAATTCGAATGAAAAAATTTGACGAGCAGTCTACTTTAAGTCTTTATGAAAAAGGTTTAATTACAGAAAATCAGTTTGAAGAAGTTAAAGCATATCGAAATTTAAATATCTTTTCGGTAAATGCAGAATTAAAGTTATTTCTTTATTTATCAGTTTTGCTGTTTACTTCAGGAATTGGAATCTTGATCTATGAAAATATAGATACAATTGGTCATATTGCTATTCTTTCCCTTCTTTTAATCGTAATAGCAATTTGTTTTTATTATTGTTTCAAGAATTCAAAAGGTTTTCAAAAAACAGAAACAACTTTCGAGCATCCTGTTTTAGAATATCTGGTTTTATTAGCTAATATTTTAACCTGTATTTTTATTGGTTACCTTCAATTTCAATACAAACCTTTTGGAGAACATTACGGATTAGCCACTTTAGTTCCAACGATAGTCAGTTTCTTTTGTGCTTATTATTTTGATAATAAAAGCGTATTAACAATTGCCGTAACGGGTTTAGCGGCTTATATCGGACTTTCGGTAACGCCTCAGGATTTATTACAAAATAATGATTTTTATGCCAGCGATAGTTTGAGCTATTCTGCTGTTATGCTGGGAGTTTTACTCATAGTATGGACCATTTATAGTAATCGAATTTCACTCAAAACTCATTTTAGTTTGATCTTTCTAACTTTTGCTCTGCACATTATAAGTATTGCGGCAATAAGCAATTTACTGCATCATTACATTTTAATTTGGCTGATTTTCGCAGGTGTTTTAATTGGTTCAACATTTTATTTTTATAAAGTTAGTTACGAATTCAAAGCAATGTCGATCTATGTATTTATGATTGTGTACGGTTATGTTGGAATAAATATATTGATATTTAGAATTTTCGAAAATGTTGATTTCTCCAATATTTGGGAATTATTTATTTTCTTATTGCCGGCTTATTTTATCGGTTCAATTATAATGTTCATCAAATTAATCAAAAACTTTCATAAAGAA contains:
- a CDS encoding T9SS type A sorting domain-containing protein, with translation MKTKLILLSLLLPCSFLFAQNYFMSSPEGFGASATGGGTSTPVTVSTLTDLTAKLKLTTPQVILVSGTINCTYTSLQVNDKTIIGLPGARLVNLDQTAAGSGILNLKAGSNNIIIRNLIFEGPGAYDVDGRDNLTSEATNIWVDHCEFQDGMDGNFDNKGAADNVTVSWCKFIYLKAPKSGGSGGADDHRFSDLVGSSKSDAPADGHYSITFKNCYWAEGCKERMPRARNAELHILNCYYNTSVSGSLAIGLGGGNNNTTCYVEGTDFARIGTAFKNYVSTDGGTIGVAFTDCLNAPASSGTAVIKPSYAYTVLPIANVAGFISSSSCGAGATLQVTAQAALSTSCNNLGLNENTNNLDLKYYPSVINRLLNIDFSSTDNGLAQVNLFSSNGAKVYSQSKNISGDEKLELNVGNLTKGLYICKVQIENRSKTFKLVKN
- a CDS encoding DUF2157 domain-containing protein; translation: MKKFDEQSTLSLYEKGLITENQFEEVKAYRNLNIFSVNAELKLFLYLSVLLFTSGIGILIYENIDTIGHIAILSLLLIVIAICFYYCFKNSKGFQKTETTFEHPVLEYLVLLANILTCIFIGYLQFQYKPFGEHYGLATLVPTIVSFFCAYYFDNKSVLTIAVTGLAAYIGLSVTPQDLLQNNDFYASDSLSYSAVMLGVLLIVWTIYSNRISLKTHFSLIFLTFALHIISIAAISNLLHHYILIWLIFAGVLIGSTFYFYKVSYEFKAMSIYVFMIVYGYVGINILIFRIFENVDFSNIWELFIFLLPAYFIGSIIMFIKLIKNFHKEIAE